In the genome of Lactobacillus intestinalis, the window AACAATATAATTATTGTCAAAAGTCCTAGTCAAAAGTCCTGAACGATCATGCTGTGCCATCAACAAATTAAATCCCATAAAAGAAAGAGCCAAAACTTCAATTAAACTTGTTACTTTAAGTTTTAAAGGTCTAATATCGATTTTTATTAATTTTGTAGCAAGTAAAATTACTACAATCAACACATCAATAAACGCTAAAAAATCAGAAGGTTTTGTAATGCCAACAATACTTTTCCCTAAATTATCTGCTGTAGAACCAGATGTTTTGATGATAGAAAGTGATAAGAAATTGGAAAATTCCCGATAGTATAAAATATTTGCAAATAGCCAAATACTTAAAAGCAAGTCGATGATAATAATGATCCAATATGACTTTCTTCCTTTAAAAAATAATCCGATTCCTAATAAAAGCATCCCGGCTGGTAATGGATTAATTAGCAATAAAAAATTCTGCATTGGGCCAACTGCACCCAAGTTAAATTTATTGACGTATATCCAGTAAGTCTTTAGCCAAAATAAAATTAAAACCAGGGTAAAGAATCCTAGTTTTGTACGGGTTAACCACTGGACAAATCTATTGTTGGACATTATATCCCCCTTTTCTTCGTTAATTAATCTTACTACTGGTAAATTATCTAGACATCTGTTTTTAGTAAAAATTAATCATTTTCAGGTCCCTTGATTTTCTTAGGTTTAAATATCCAACCAAAAATACCTAGGATCATACCAAAGAAATAGGTTGCAAATCTCCATAAAAACATCCCTAAAACCAACAATCCATGGGAAGAAACGAATGTAGCAAATAAAGTTTGAAAACTGTATTCAGCTCCTCCAGACGCACCTGGAATTGGAATAATCGCCATAAACATAATGATCATAATATTCATTTGTGTAACAGCTATCCAAGAAGCATGGACGTTTAATGCGAGTAAAACCATATAAGGAATTGAATAAAAAATTAATAACTGTAATAAAGTCAAAATAGTAGCGACAAGAAGCTTTTTCTTTTCTTTTTTTAACTTTTGACTCTCAGCATAAAAAGTTTCAATTTTTTCCATAGTAGCCTGACGCCATTTTTCAACCCGCTCTTCTTTCATAAACTTAGCTAAAACGTTCATTACCCAGTTTGTAGCTTTTTTTGTCCACTTGTAAGCAAACATTATTGCCAATAAAAATAAGGTTGAACCTACATGAATCAATAAACCAATCACAATAAAAATTGCCAAACCAGAAAAACTAGTCGCCACCATATGAAACCCAAAGAGGATAGTTAGAACATAGGCAATAAAAACAGCTACTTGGTAGATGATAAATTTCATCAAAAGAAGTGAAGTAGCTCTTCCTCCTTCAATTCCCATTTGAATCATGGCCGCAAGTTGTGCTGGTTGTCCCCCTGTCGACATGGGAGTAATGGCATTAAACAAAGCTTGAATAATTGGAATTCTAAAAAACGACCACTTGCTTCTTCTAGGCTCATTTTTTCGATGGGCTAAAACTGCAATGATAGATGCTTCACACACATAAGACAAAATCATCAAAACGAAAATCAAAACAAAAGCAACTATATTTATATTTTGAGCCGCTTTGACTAATTCATTGATTGGTGTAGTTTTCAGATCGCTATAAAGTACAAAGGCGCTGATTGCTAATACAACCAGTATGCCCCATAAATGTTTTTTATTCATTAACGAATTTGACCTAACTTTCTACCTAGATCATATTGTTCGTGATAAAAGTCACTCCAAATATTAGTTAAATTGTCTTCAGAATATTCATCACTAGCTTTTAAAGAAAGATCGCTATATTTCTTCAAAACAGCTGGATTATTGATCACATGCTTTAACACTTGATCCATTTCCTCAAAATTCTTTCCACTCATATAGTAGCCATCAATAATCGCCTTATAAAGATCTAAATCTCTTAAAAGAACCGGTGTCCCACAACTAAAGGCTTCTAGAACTGACATTGGGAAGAGTTCATCGTAGGAAGGGAGAACAAATAAATCTGCCATATTTAAATAATCTACCAATTTCTCACGATTCACAATTCCTGTAAATTTCAAATTCTTAGGAGGATTATCTACTAATTTTTTATAGTGATCATACCCATCCGTGATTTTACCAAAAGAAAATCCTCCGGCCCAAATAAATTGAATATCTGGATTAGCTTTAGCCATTTTAGCAAAGTCATCTACACCTTTACGCTCTTGAACTTGGCCGTCTCCAAAAACCACAAACTTATCTAATGGAATTCCTAATTCATGTCGGAATGCATTCTTAGCTACTTGATTTTTAGGATAAAATTCACTTTTAGAAACAAAATTAGGAATATAACGAACTTTTTTAGGATTAATTCCATATTCAGCCAACTTATCAATAAAAATTGGATTGACTACTACAATTTGATCCATCCGCTTATAAAAATCAATTACATAATTATAAAAGACATCTTTAGCCACTTTAGGCAATTTAATTGATCCTTCAAGGGTGTCAGGCAAAAAGTGAACATAGCCTATTTTACGCCCGCGGGCTCGAGAAAAGCTATTAGCGTAATATGTAGGATTAATTGTATGATAGTGAGTCAGATCACTACTACCATATTTATTTACCGTAACATAAAATTCATCTACTAATCTTTTTCTCAACAGCCCCGTTAATTCATTATAAGCAGATCCAACTCCTTGTCCTTTAACGGAATCAGCTTGGGAGAACATATTAATTCTAATCATTTAATTCCTCTTCGTGTTC includes:
- a CDS encoding lysylphosphatidylglycerol synthase transmembrane domain-containing protein; the protein is MNKKHLWGILVVLAISAFVLYSDLKTTPINELVKAAQNINIVAFVLIFVLMILSYVCEASIIAVLAHRKNEPRRSKWSFFRIPIIQALFNAITPMSTGGQPAQLAAMIQMGIEGGRATSLLLMKFIIYQVAVFIAYVLTILFGFHMVATSFSGLAIFIVIGLLIHVGSTLFLLAIMFAYKWTKKATNWVMNVLAKFMKEERVEKWRQATMEKIETFYAESQKLKKEKKKLLVATILTLLQLLIFYSIPYMVLLALNVHASWIAVTQMNIMIIMFMAIIPIPGASGGAEYSFQTLFATFVSSHGLLVLGMFLWRFATYFFGMILGIFGWIFKPKKIKGPEND
- a CDS encoding glycosyltransferase family 4 protein codes for the protein MIRINMFSQADSVKGQGVGSAYNELTGLLRKRLVDEFYVTVNKYGSSDLTHYHTINPTYYANSFSRARGRKIGYVHFLPDTLEGSIKLPKVAKDVFYNYVIDFYKRMDQIVVVNPIFIDKLAEYGINPKKVRYIPNFVSKSEFYPKNQVAKNAFRHELGIPLDKFVVFGDGQVQERKGVDDFAKMAKANPDIQFIWAGGFSFGKITDGYDHYKKLVDNPPKNLKFTGIVNREKLVDYLNMADLFVLPSYDELFPMSVLEAFSCGTPVLLRDLDLYKAIIDGYYMSGKNFEEMDQVLKHVINNPAVLKKYSDLSLKASDEYSEDNLTNIWSDFYHEQYDLGRKLGQIR